A region from the Cryptosporangium arvum DSM 44712 genome encodes:
- a CDS encoding universal stress protein, producing MSRGDDPTGVLTWAAREARALHAPLVVAHAGNDERADAVLAEAGALARRAVPAGHVRTVRGEGRPLTVLAAAADQAGIVVVGTAAGAGSGTQLVGTIAVRLATEGRSAAVVARPPVRTGTAQQGPFPGHVVVGVDGSPASRAALEYAFAHAAGHRRPLVAVFVTTGSAADYWIDDSLLDTSVTDDPAANALVDEEVSAFADRFRVRATSAVHRGRPLAVLARLSRGADLLVVGVNGRPAGARSRLGSTARGVLLDPPTTVAAVRA from the coding sequence GTGTCCCGCGGCGACGATCCCACCGGCGTCCTCACCTGGGCCGCCCGCGAAGCCCGCGCGCTGCACGCCCCGTTGGTGGTGGCCCACGCCGGCAACGACGAGCGCGCCGACGCCGTCCTCGCCGAGGCCGGTGCGCTGGCCCGGCGGGCCGTTCCGGCCGGCCACGTCCGCACGGTCCGGGGCGAGGGCCGTCCGCTCACCGTCCTCGCGGCAGCCGCCGACCAGGCCGGCATCGTGGTGGTCGGCACCGCGGCGGGGGCCGGCTCCGGCACCCAGCTCGTCGGCACGATCGCGGTGCGGCTCGCCACCGAGGGCCGTTCGGCGGCGGTCGTCGCCCGGCCACCGGTCCGTACCGGCACCGCGCAGCAGGGTCCGTTCCCGGGCCACGTCGTCGTCGGCGTCGACGGGTCGCCCGCGTCCCGCGCCGCCCTGGAGTACGCGTTCGCGCACGCGGCCGGCCACCGTCGGCCGCTGGTCGCGGTGTTCGTGACCACCGGTTCGGCCGCCGACTACTGGATCGACGACAGCCTGCTCGACACGTCCGTCACCGACGACCCGGCCGCGAACGCGCTGGTGGACGAAGAGGTGAGCGCGTTCGCCGACCGTTTCCGGGTACGCGCGACCTCGGCGGTGCACCGCGGGCGGCCGCTCGCCGTGCTGGCCCGGCTCTCGCGCGGTGCGGATCTGCTCGTCGTCGGCGTCAACGGACGCCCGGCGGGAGCGCGCTCCCGGCTCGGTTCCACCGCCCGCGGGGTGCTGCTCGACCCGCCGACGACGGTGGCCGCGGTCCGCGCCTGA
- a CDS encoding GroES family chaperonin, protein MSTEPDLVNSVNGGLPIHLLHDRVLVKLEGTAGERRSSSGIVIPATAAMGRRLAWATAVAVGPTVRTVEVGDRVLFDPDEKSEVELGGNDYVLMRERDVHAVAASRVDDEGTGLYL, encoded by the coding sequence GTGAGTACAGAACCCGACTTGGTCAACTCCGTGAACGGTGGCCTACCGATCCACCTGCTGCACGATCGGGTACTGGTGAAATTGGAAGGCACCGCTGGTGAACGGCGGTCCAGCTCCGGCATCGTCATCCCGGCCACCGCGGCCATGGGGCGCCGGTTGGCGTGGGCGACGGCGGTGGCGGTCGGCCCCACCGTGCGCACGGTCGAGGTCGGTGACCGGGTGTTGTTCGACCCCGACGAGAAGTCCGAGGTCGAACTGGGCGGCAACGACTACGTGCTCATGCGTGAGCGCGACGTCCACGCGGTCGCGGCGTCCCGCGTCGACGACGAGGGCACCGGGCTGTATCTCTAA
- a CDS encoding GAF domain-containing sensor histidine kinase — MREFSASVEPVLANIVRIAAEAVRAPMAMLTLVEAERVRVVVRHNIGVTQLSRAASPCARIVGDRAPLQIPDLLEDPRYAVGPLTAVEQGARSYAGVPLLDTTGNVVGALSVLDRKPGALGPERAQLLGLLADQATAILTLGSAVEQSASEAAALGRFGSDFISLITHEVRTPVAVITGNLELLDELDDIPEQYRERMVSAIRRNADRLVRLIDHLLVTARAGDALKATVHRSPIDLSALVNDAVRTAGARAKQAGVAVDVRVEQSVRVPGDGTMLRTAVDNLLSNALLFTPAGGRIGVRVSSGDAADLRDAAMVTITDTGVGIPADEVPRVFDRFYRGEHAQRVEAPGAGLGLAVTEAIAAAHGGLVRLESAPGSGTTVRLLLPLAAAQPAPVLELVRNS; from the coding sequence ATGCGTGAGTTCAGCGCGTCGGTCGAGCCGGTGCTGGCGAACATCGTCCGCATCGCCGCCGAGGCCGTTCGCGCGCCGATGGCGATGTTGACGCTCGTCGAGGCCGAGCGTGTCCGAGTGGTGGTCCGCCACAACATCGGCGTCACGCAGCTCTCCCGCGCCGCGTCGCCGTGTGCCCGGATCGTCGGCGACCGCGCTCCGCTGCAGATCCCGGACCTGCTCGAGGACCCTCGGTACGCGGTCGGGCCGCTCACCGCGGTCGAGCAGGGCGCCCGCTCCTACGCCGGCGTCCCGTTGCTCGACACGACCGGCAACGTCGTCGGCGCGCTCTCGGTGCTCGACCGCAAGCCCGGCGCGCTGGGGCCGGAGCGGGCCCAGCTGCTCGGCCTGCTCGCCGACCAGGCGACCGCCATCCTCACGCTCGGCTCGGCCGTCGAGCAGTCGGCCAGCGAGGCCGCGGCCCTCGGTCGCTTCGGCAGTGACTTCATCTCGCTGATCACCCACGAGGTGCGGACGCCGGTCGCGGTCATCACCGGCAACCTCGAACTTCTCGACGAGCTCGACGACATCCCCGAGCAGTACCGCGAGCGCATGGTGAGCGCGATCCGCCGGAACGCCGACCGCCTGGTCCGGCTGATCGACCACCTACTGGTCACCGCCCGCGCGGGCGACGCGCTGAAGGCGACCGTGCACCGCTCGCCGATCGACCTGTCCGCGCTCGTCAACGACGCCGTGCGTACGGCCGGAGCCAGGGCCAAACAGGCCGGGGTCGCCGTCGACGTCCGGGTGGAGCAGTCGGTCCGGGTCCCCGGCGACGGCACGATGCTGCGCACCGCGGTCGACAACCTGCTCTCCAACGCCCTGCTGTTCACCCCGGCCGGCGGCCGCATCGGCGTGCGGGTGTCCTCCGGCGACGCGGCCGACCTGCGTGACGCCGCGATGGTGACGATCACCGACACCGGCGTCGGCATCCCCGCCGACGAGGTGCCGCGGGTGTTCGACCGGTTCTACCGCGGTGAGCACGCTCAGCGCGTCGAGGCGCCGGGGGCCGGGCTCGGCCTCGCGGTGACCGAGGCGATCGCCGCCGCGCACGGCGGTCTGGTGCGCCTGGAGAGCGCGCCGGGCAGCGGAACCACGGTCCGGCTCCTGCTGCCGCTCGCCGCGGCCCAACCCGCGCCTGTTCTGGAACTCGTCCGGAACAGCTGA
- a CDS encoding AI-2E family transporter, protein MSWLLRVRDEARERLAAARENQAVPPDQPVVEGPPGVVLLPADEPDNESVPVALRVGAAWAWRLAIVAVVLYGLFHLISMLRVVVIPLMVALLLAALLEPAAGFLRRNGAPRALAATTILVFGLVLVFGTLALVVQAFINGLADLTDQVNQALNEGRDWLLSGPLHISQGQIDQYVERVQTWLSENSSSLTSGALSTATTLGEVVTGFFLVLFTTFFFLKDGAQIWRFLTRLLPRPARPAVRQAGHYSWHTLTSYVRATVFVAFVDALGIGIGLAVLKVPLTLPLAALVFLGAFIPVIGATLSGAVAVAVALVTQGPVPALIILAVVIGVQQLEGHVLQPLIMGRAVALHPLAVILAIAIGITVAGIVGGLVAVPLLAVLNTAIRYLVLRPDGGPAPSDAPPGTEPTDDDEAEVEKARVEAEQNATVGAAGAGAATRTDPVAAAPAATVPPAPTGEPPGPVATSS, encoded by the coding sequence GTGAGTTGGCTGTTGCGGGTGCGCGACGAGGCGCGCGAGCGACTCGCGGCAGCGCGGGAGAATCAGGCCGTCCCACCGGATCAACCGGTGGTCGAGGGTCCACCGGGCGTGGTCCTGCTGCCCGCGGACGAGCCGGACAACGAGAGCGTGCCGGTCGCGCTGCGGGTCGGAGCGGCCTGGGCCTGGCGCCTGGCGATCGTCGCCGTGGTGCTCTACGGGCTGTTCCACCTCATCTCGATGCTTCGCGTCGTGGTGATCCCGCTGATGGTGGCGCTGCTGCTGGCCGCGCTGCTGGAGCCGGCCGCAGGCTTCCTGCGGCGCAACGGTGCGCCCCGGGCGCTGGCCGCGACCACGATCCTGGTGTTCGGGCTCGTCCTGGTGTTCGGAACCCTCGCGCTCGTCGTCCAGGCGTTCATCAACGGTCTCGCCGACCTGACCGATCAGGTCAACCAGGCGCTCAACGAGGGCCGCGACTGGCTGCTCTCCGGCCCGCTGCACATCTCGCAGGGCCAGATCGACCAGTACGTCGAGCGGGTGCAGACGTGGCTGTCGGAGAACAGCTCGTCGCTGACGTCGGGTGCGCTGAGCACCGCGACGACGCTCGGTGAGGTCGTCACCGGGTTCTTCCTGGTGCTGTTCACGACGTTCTTCTTCCTCAAGGACGGCGCTCAGATCTGGCGGTTCCTCACCCGCCTGCTGCCGCGCCCGGCCCGCCCGGCGGTGCGTCAGGCCGGCCACTACTCCTGGCACACGCTGACGTCCTACGTACGCGCCACGGTCTTCGTGGCGTTCGTCGACGCGCTCGGCATCGGCATCGGGTTGGCCGTGCTGAAGGTGCCGCTCACGCTGCCGCTGGCCGCGCTGGTGTTCCTCGGTGCGTTCATCCCCGTCATCGGTGCGACGCTCTCCGGAGCGGTGGCCGTCGCGGTCGCGCTCGTCACCCAGGGGCCGGTGCCGGCGCTGATCATCCTGGCGGTGGTCATCGGTGTGCAGCAGCTCGAGGGCCACGTCCTGCAGCCGCTGATCATGGGACGGGCGGTCGCGCTGCACCCGCTCGCGGTGATCCTGGCGATCGCGATCGGCATCACGGTGGCCGGCATCGTCGGTGGTCTGGTCGCGGTGCCGCTGCTGGCCGTGCTGAACACCGCGATCCGCTACCTGGTGCTGCGGCCCGACGGCGGCCCCGCACCCTCGGACGCTCCACCCGGGACGGAACCCACCGACGACGACGAGGCCGAGGTGGAGAAGGCCCGCGTGGAGGCCGAGCAGAACGCCACCGTCGGTGCCGCCGGCGCGGGCGCGGCGACCCGCACCGACCCGGTCGCGGCCGCTCCGGCAGCCACGGTGCCGCCGGCTCCGACCGGGGAGCCACCCGGCCCGGTGGCCACCAGCAGCTGA
- a CDS encoding helicase C-terminal domain-containing protein, producing the protein MDRPGQRMMARAVTEAVHTGEHLLVQAGTGTGKSLAYLVPALATGKRVVVTTATLALQAQLVNHDLPRLVEAAAPVLGRTPTFALLKGRHHYACRARLEPGAADDDDGLFETDTQWLGAAGKLVQQVTRVREWAAEETDTGDRADLDPGVDDSAWRQVSMPARECVGAARCPFGEECFAEAARAKARQADIVVTNHSLLAVDLLSGRHIVPEHALLVIDEAHELTDRVTSAAQAELNAEVISRAARRLRSFVPDKLRDDVEGSADLLERMLDGARPGRLERLPEPLYDALFLVDSAARAALDALGGEVGPEEADAVKRNQAKQGLTGLVDTVERLLEQSDRDVAWVAQEDRRPPALNVAPLSVSAALGSGLFRDRVVVAASATLALGGRFDTVARSLGLEVDYGRTPETGDVRRVEPPVIDDDDDKEPPAVWRALDVGSPFDYPKQGILYVASRLPKPGMSGLSEAAQRELVELVTAAGGRTLGLFSSRKAASTAAEALRAQTDLPVLLQGDDSIHLLVRRFKEEPQTCLLGVASLWQGVDVPGDACQLVVIDRLPFPRPDEPLTAARSKAVDDAGGSGFMAVSVPAAAIRLSQGAGRLIRAAGDRGVVAVLDARLHNARYGEFIRRTLPPFWYTTSPDVVRGALKRLGGTAET; encoded by the coding sequence ATGGACCGTCCCGGGCAGCGGATGATGGCCCGCGCGGTCACCGAGGCCGTGCACACCGGCGAACACCTGCTGGTGCAGGCCGGCACCGGCACCGGCAAGTCGCTCGCGTACCTGGTGCCTGCGCTGGCCACCGGCAAGCGCGTCGTCGTCACCACCGCCACGCTGGCGCTGCAGGCCCAGCTGGTCAACCACGACCTGCCCCGGCTGGTCGAGGCCGCCGCCCCGGTGCTCGGCCGCACGCCGACGTTCGCCCTGCTGAAAGGCCGCCACCACTACGCGTGCCGGGCCCGGCTGGAGCCCGGCGCGGCCGACGACGACGATGGCCTGTTCGAGACCGACACCCAGTGGCTCGGCGCGGCCGGGAAGCTCGTCCAGCAGGTCACCCGGGTGCGCGAGTGGGCGGCGGAGGAGACCGACACCGGCGACCGCGCCGATCTCGATCCGGGCGTCGACGACAGCGCCTGGCGGCAGGTCAGCATGCCGGCCCGGGAGTGCGTCGGCGCGGCCCGGTGCCCGTTCGGCGAGGAGTGCTTCGCCGAGGCGGCCAGGGCCAAGGCCAGGCAGGCCGACATCGTCGTCACGAACCACAGCCTGCTCGCCGTCGACCTGCTCTCCGGCCGGCACATCGTCCCCGAGCACGCGCTCCTGGTGATCGACGAGGCCCACGAGCTCACCGACCGGGTCACCAGCGCCGCGCAGGCCGAGCTCAACGCCGAGGTGATCAGCCGGGCCGCCCGCCGCCTGCGCTCGTTCGTCCCCGACAAACTGCGCGACGACGTGGAGGGCTCGGCCGATCTCCTGGAGCGCATGCTGGACGGGGCGCGGCCGGGTCGGCTGGAACGGCTGCCGGAGCCGCTCTACGACGCGCTGTTCCTCGTCGATTCGGCGGCCAGGGCCGCACTGGACGCGCTCGGCGGAGAGGTCGGCCCCGAGGAAGCCGACGCGGTCAAGCGCAACCAGGCCAAGCAGGGTCTCACCGGGCTCGTCGACACCGTCGAGCGCCTGCTCGAACAGTCCGACCGGGACGTCGCCTGGGTGGCCCAGGAAGATCGGCGGCCGCCCGCGCTGAACGTCGCTCCGCTCTCGGTCTCAGCCGCGCTGGGCAGCGGCCTCTTCCGGGACCGGGTCGTGGTCGCGGCCTCGGCCACGCTCGCGCTCGGCGGGCGCTTCGACACCGTCGCCCGTTCGCTCGGTCTCGAAGTCGACTACGGGCGCACACCCGAGACCGGCGACGTCCGGCGGGTCGAGCCGCCCGTGATCGACGATGACGACGACAAGGAGCCGCCGGCCGTCTGGCGCGCGCTCGACGTCGGCTCGCCGTTCGATTATCCCAAGCAGGGCATTCTCTACGTCGCGTCGCGGCTGCCGAAGCCGGGCATGTCCGGGCTGTCGGAGGCCGCCCAGCGCGAGCTGGTCGAGCTGGTCACGGCGGCCGGCGGGCGGACGCTCGGCCTGTTCTCGTCACGGAAGGCAGCCTCCACCGCGGCCGAGGCGCTCCGGGCGCAGACCGATCTTCCGGTGCTGCTGCAGGGTGACGACTCGATCCACCTGCTCGTGCGGCGCTTCAAGGAGGAGCCGCAGACGTGTCTGCTCGGCGTCGCGTCGCTCTGGCAGGGCGTCGACGTGCCGGGCGACGCGTGCCAGCTGGTCGTGATCGACCGGTTGCCGTTCCCCCGGCCCGACGAGCCGCTCACCGCCGCCCGGTCCAAGGCCGTGGACGACGCCGGCGGGTCGGGGTTCATGGCCGTGTCGGTGCCCGCGGCGGCGATCCGGCTGTCCCAGGGCGCCGGGCGGCTGATCCGGGCCGCCGGTGACCGCGGGGTCGTCGCGGTGCTCGATGCCCGCCTGCACAACGCGCGGTACGGCGAGTTCATCCGCCGCACGCTGCCGCCGTTCTGGTACACGACGTCGCCCGACGTCGTCCGCGGTGCCTTGAAACGCCTGGGCGGCACCGCGGAGACGTGA
- a CDS encoding PrsW family intramembrane metalloprotease, with translation MVHPPAGPGLPGQHPGVPHPSEGMAQAAPMVPWHKRRWVGIAVAVVAVGVIALAGLGIYGILGYSLGPGTLILALGTAVLPVPILLAFFWWLDRYEPEPRRYLAFAFAWGACVATFAALIINSFGGRVITGAGGSESTTAVLVAPPTEEFFKAIPLFILLGLALTGRRQINGVVDGIVYAGMSAVGFAFTENVLYFGSAYLGDEEKNMPGGITALIVTFVLRGIFSPFAHPLFTAMTGVGVGLAVRSRHTWVKIVAPIGGLALAVLLHGTWNLLASSQDFGVILTGYTLLMLPILIAMVTLAIVLRGREAKVVGRVLPVYAEAGWFTAQEIAALATMQTRRAGRQWARGIAGGIGAKAMSDYQFAATKLAIIRDALARGIANREFADEERQLLATVDARRQYILQHARPGTTMPWSTSPAAYPPGHGGSNYVSGSYPAGSNYSGPGQIYNPTYYGGGHHPGYQPHHDGR, from the coding sequence ATGGTTCATCCCCCCGCCGGTCCGGGGCTGCCCGGGCAGCATCCGGGCGTTCCCCACCCGTCCGAGGGAATGGCCCAAGCGGCTCCGATGGTGCCCTGGCACAAACGACGCTGGGTCGGCATCGCGGTCGCGGTCGTCGCCGTCGGCGTGATCGCGCTCGCCGGTCTCGGTATCTACGGCATCCTCGGTTACAGCCTCGGGCCGGGCACGCTGATCCTGGCGCTCGGCACCGCGGTGCTACCGGTGCCGATCCTGCTGGCGTTCTTCTGGTGGCTCGACCGGTACGAGCCCGAGCCGCGGCGCTACCTGGCGTTCGCGTTCGCCTGGGGCGCGTGCGTGGCGACGTTCGCCGCGCTGATCATCAACTCGTTCGGCGGGCGGGTCATCACAGGCGCCGGCGGTTCCGAGTCGACCACGGCGGTGCTCGTCGCGCCGCCGACCGAGGAGTTCTTCAAGGCGATCCCGCTGTTCATCCTGCTCGGCCTCGCGCTCACCGGCCGGCGGCAGATCAACGGTGTGGTCGACGGCATCGTCTACGCCGGTATGTCCGCGGTCGGGTTCGCCTTCACCGAGAACGTCCTCTACTTCGGCTCGGCGTACCTCGGCGACGAAGAGAAGAACATGCCGGGCGGCATCACCGCGCTGATCGTCACGTTCGTGCTCCGCGGCATCTTCTCGCCGTTCGCGCACCCGCTGTTCACCGCGATGACCGGGGTCGGCGTGGGGCTGGCGGTGCGTAGCCGGCACACGTGGGTGAAGATCGTCGCGCCGATCGGTGGTCTCGCGCTCGCGGTGCTCCTGCACGGCACCTGGAACCTGCTGGCCTCCAGCCAGGACTTCGGCGTGATCCTCACCGGGTACACGCTGCTCATGCTGCCGATCCTGATCGCGATGGTCACGCTGGCGATCGTGCTCCGCGGCCGGGAAGCCAAGGTCGTCGGCCGGGTGCTCCCGGTGTACGCGGAAGCGGGCTGGTTCACCGCGCAGGAGATCGCCGCGCTGGCCACCATGCAGACCCGGCGCGCCGGGCGGCAGTGGGCTCGGGGCATCGCCGGCGGCATCGGCGCCAAAGCGATGTCGGACTACCAGTTCGCGGCCACCAAGCTGGCGATCATCCGGGATGCGCTCGCCCGCGGCATCGCCAACCGCGAGTTCGCCGACGAGGAGCGTCAACTGCTCGCGACCGTGGACGCCCGGCGGCAGTACATCCTGCAGCACGCGCGCCCGGGCACGACGATGCCGTGGTCGACGTCGCCGGCCGCCTACCCGCCGGGCCACGGCGGTTCCAACTACGTCAGCGGCAGCTATCCGGCCGGGTCCAACTACAGCGGCCCCGGCCAGATCTACAACCCGACGTACTACGGCGGCGGGCACCACCCCGGGTACCAGCCGCACCACGACGGTCGTTAG
- a CDS encoding FUSC family protein, with product MATGADVGRTARAAFSGLIAVPRAKLSPRVAARGTLAVALPLLIGAISGDVLPAVAATLGAYFTGFADLTGPYRRRLRLGFALALCGALSVLLGALANPYAVVAVLLVALWGFLAGLLTSLGPSGTRVGITGLIVLIVIGEQPQELSQALVAAAAVFVGAALQTLLAIAPWPVRGYAPERTAVAAAYRELTDVDPGGGGPAYPVVLEAHAALRGLDPQRHRAVAGLRMLLDEVERARGEVVALAVLRARLADLDEAAAADEVGAVIDAAAAVGATIAERLTSGPDDLHPDLVSALDEALAKAVAAVRARRDAPGRAPLTRRGAAARSAALAGQLRAARRIVEATDPQQATSPAQATDPGPGHSPATDSPTTANYPDHTPPHHDAPVFLMPADEPLTVLRANLRPSSEAFRHALRLAFTLAVVATALVALGLPRGYWLLLTVAVAIRPDFSATVKQVVDRVAGTLLGMLVVSALLEWVVSDTWQKMALVPVFYFLLRTVLAANFALGAAAMAGNAVLIADLLGASAGQLIPERLTYTVAAGVIALAAYLAWPTWERSTARETLADAIESARGYLRTAADPDASDTDVDAARTTARVALSNARDSAKRLADEPGTPPALVDLANGVSVHASRLVQGGMALEAARDMYPEGLSRPEARTFAAHVDTALAAIAGALRTGRRPKALPTLRADVDDLIAVAPSARLATFATAADRLTDGIGTLNHLLRQDARGASEASSD from the coding sequence GTGGCAACCGGGGCGGACGTGGGGCGGACGGCGCGTGCTGCCTTCAGCGGGCTGATCGCCGTTCCCCGGGCGAAGCTGAGTCCTCGGGTCGCGGCTCGGGGGACGCTCGCGGTGGCGTTGCCGCTGTTGATCGGGGCCATCTCCGGGGACGTCCTGCCGGCCGTCGCGGCCACGCTCGGGGCCTACTTCACCGGGTTCGCCGACCTGACCGGGCCCTATCGGCGGCGACTGCGGCTCGGGTTCGCGTTGGCGCTCTGTGGGGCGCTGTCCGTGCTGTTGGGGGCGCTCGCCAACCCTTACGCGGTCGTCGCGGTCCTGCTGGTGGCGCTGTGGGGGTTCCTCGCGGGGCTGCTGACGTCGCTCGGGCCGTCCGGCACGCGGGTCGGGATCACCGGGCTGATCGTGCTGATCGTGATCGGGGAGCAACCGCAGGAGCTCAGTCAGGCGCTGGTGGCCGCGGCGGCGGTGTTCGTGGGGGCGGCGTTGCAGACGTTGCTGGCGATCGCGCCGTGGCCGGTGCGGGGGTATGCGCCGGAGCGGACGGCGGTGGCGGCTGCCTATCGGGAGCTCACCGATGTGGACCCCGGGGGTGGGGGACCGGCGTACCCGGTGGTGCTCGAGGCCCATGCGGCGCTGCGAGGGCTCGACCCGCAGCGCCACCGGGCCGTAGCCGGGCTGCGCATGTTGTTGGACGAGGTCGAGCGGGCCCGGGGTGAGGTCGTCGCGCTGGCGGTGCTTCGGGCCCGGTTGGCGGACCTGGACGAGGCCGCGGCCGCTGACGAGGTCGGCGCGGTGATCGATGCCGCGGCGGCGGTCGGGGCCACGATCGCGGAGCGGCTGACCTCCGGGCCCGACGACCTGCACCCCGATCTGGTGTCCGCGCTGGACGAGGCGCTCGCCAAGGCCGTCGCGGCGGTGCGGGCCCGGCGGGACGCTCCCGGCCGGGCTCCGCTCACCCGGCGGGGCGCCGCGGCCCGGTCCGCCGCACTGGCCGGCCAACTCCGCGCCGCCCGCCGAATAGTCGAGGCCACCGACCCCCAGCAGGCCACCAGCCCAGCCCAGGCCACCGACCCGGGCCCGGGCCACAGCCCCGCGACCGACTCCCCGACCACTGCCAACTACCCGGACCACACACCCCCTCACCACGACGCGCCCGTGTTCCTCATGCCGGCCGACGAGCCGCTCACCGTGCTGCGTGCCAACCTCCGTCCCTCCTCCGAAGCCTTCCGTCACGCCCTGCGGCTCGCCTTCACCCTGGCCGTCGTGGCCACCGCACTTGTCGCGCTCGGCCTGCCGCGTGGCTACTGGCTGCTGCTCACCGTCGCGGTGGCGATCCGTCCCGACTTCTCCGCGACCGTCAAGCAGGTCGTCGACCGGGTCGCCGGAACCCTCCTCGGCATGCTCGTCGTCTCCGCGCTGCTGGAGTGGGTCGTCTCCGACACCTGGCAGAAGATGGCGCTCGTCCCGGTCTTCTACTTCCTCCTGCGCACGGTCCTCGCCGCGAACTTCGCGCTCGGCGCGGCCGCGATGGCCGGGAACGCGGTGCTGATCGCCGACCTGCTCGGGGCGTCCGCCGGGCAGTTGATCCCGGAGCGGCTCACCTACACCGTCGCGGCCGGTGTCATCGCGCTCGCCGCGTACCTGGCCTGGCCCACCTGGGAGCGGTCCACCGCCAGGGAGACCCTCGCCGACGCCATCGAGTCGGCGCGCGGCTACCTGCGCACCGCGGCCGACCCGGACGCGTCCGACACCGACGTCGACGCCGCCCGCACCACCGCCAGGGTCGCGCTGAGCAACGCGCGGGACTCGGCCAAGCGGCTGGCCGACGAGCCGGGTACCCCGCCCGCGCTCGTCGACCTGGCCAACGGCGTCAGCGTGCACGCGAGCCGGTTGGTGCAGGGCGGCATGGCGCTGGAGGCCGCCCGGGACATGTACCCGGAGGGCCTCTCCCGCCCGGAGGCACGCACGTTCGCCGCCCACGTCGACACGGCGCTGGCCGCCATCGCCGGCGCGCTGCGCACCGGGCGTCGCCCGAAGGCTCTTCCGACGCTGCGCGCGGACGTCGACGATTTGATCGCCGTCGCACCATCCGCCCGGCTCGCGACTTTCGCGACCGCCGCCGATCGGCTCACCGACGGGATCGGCACGCTCAATCACCTGCTCCGACAGGATGCTCGGGGGGCATCCGAGGCTAGCTCCGATTAG